From Vicugna pacos chromosome 6, VicPac4, whole genome shotgun sequence, a single genomic window includes:
- the DICER1 gene encoding endoribonuclease Dicer isoform X3, which produces MKSPALQPLSMAGLQLMTPASSPMGPFFGLPWQQEAIHDNIYTPRKYQVELLEAALDHNTIVCLNTGSGKTFIAVLLTKELSYQIRGDFNRNGKRTVFLVNSANQVAQQVSAVRTHSDLKVGEYSNLEVYASWTKEKWNQEFTKHQVLVMTCFVALNVLKNGYLSLSDINLLVFDECHLAILDHPYREIMKLCENCPSCPRILGLTASILNGKCDPEELEEKIQKLEKILKSNAETATDLVVLDRYTSQPCEIVVDCGPFTDRSGLYERLLMELEEALNFINDCNISVHSKERDSTLISKQILSDCRAVLVVLGPWCADKVAGMMVRELQKYIKHEQEELHRKFLLFTDTFLRKIHALCEEHFSPASLDLKFVTPKVIKLLEILRKYKPYERQQFESVEWYNNRNQDNYVSWSDSEDDEEDEEIEEKEKPETNFPSPFTNILCGIIFVERRYTAVVLNRLIKEAGKQDPELAYISSNFITGHGIGKNQPRNKQMEAEFRKQEEVLRKFRAHETNLLIATSIVEEGVDIPKCNLVVRFDLPTEYRSYVQSKGRARAPISNYVMLADTDKIKSFEEDLKTYKAIEKILRNKCSKSVDTGETDIEPVVDDDDVFPPYVLRPDDGGPRVTINTAIGHINRYCARLPSDPFTHLAPKCRTRELPDGTFYSTLYLPINSPLRASIVGPPMSCIRLAERVVALICCEKLHKIGELDDHLMPVGKETVKYEEELDLHDEEETSVPGRPGSTKRRQCYPKAIPECLRDSYPKPDQPCYLYVIGMVLTTPLPDELNFRRRKLYPPEDTTRCFGILTAKPIPQIPHFPVYTRSGEVTISIELKKSGFTLSLQMLELITRLHQYIFSHILRLEKPALEFKPTDADSAYCVLPLNVVNDSSTLDIDFKFMEDIEKSEARIGIPSTKYSKETPFVFKLEDYQDAVIIPRYRNFDQPHRFYVADVYTDLTPLSKFPSPEYETFAEYYKTKYNLDLTNLNQPLLDVDHTSSR; this is translated from the exons ATGAAAAGCCCTGCTTTGCAACCCCTCAGCATGGCAGGCCTGCAGCTCATGACCCCTGCTTCCTCACCAATGGGTCCTTTCTTTGGACTGCCATGGCAACAAGAAGCAATTCATGATAACATTTATACGCCAAGAAAATATCAG GTTGAACTGCTTGAAGCAGCTCTGGACCATAATACCATAGTCTGCTTAAACACTGGCTCAGGGAAGACGTTCATCGCAGTGCTGCTCACTAAAGAGCTGTCCTATCAGATCAGGGGAGACTTCAACAGAAATGGCAAAAGGACGGTGTTCTTGGTCAACTCTg CAAACCAGGTTGCTCAACAAGTGTCAGCTGTCAGAACTCACTCAGATCTCAAGGTTGGGGAATACTCAAACCTAGAAGTATATGCATCTTGGACAAAAGAGAAATGGAACCAAGAGTTTACTAAGCACCAG GTTCTTGTTATGACTTGCTTTGTCGCCttgaatgttttgaaaaatggTTACTTATCACTGTCAGACATTAACCTTTTGGTATTTGATGAGTGTCATCTTGCAATCCTCGACCACCCCTACCGAGAAATTATGAAG CTCTGTGAAAATTGTCCATCATGTCCACGTATTTTGGGACTAACTGCTTCCATTTTAAATGGGAAATGTGATCCAGAGGAATTGGAAGAAAAGATTCAGAAACTGGAGAAAATTCTTAAGAGTAATGCTGAAACTGCAACTGACTTGGTGGTCTTAGACAG ATATACTTCTCAGCCATGTGAGATTGTGGTGGACTGTGGACCATTTACTGACAGAAGTGGGCTTTACGAAAGACTGCTAATGGAATTAGAAGAAGCACTTAATTTTATCAATGATTGTAACATATCTGTACATTCAAAAGAAAGAGATTCTACTTTAATTTCTAAGCAG attctatCAGACTGTCGAGCGGTATTGGTAGTTCTGGGACCCTGGTGTGCAGATAAAGtggctgggatgatggtgagagAACTACAGAAGTATATCAAACACGAGCAAGAGGAGCTGCACAGGAAATTCCTATTGTTTACAGACACTTTCCTAAGGAAAATACATGCACTGTGTGAAGAGCACTTCTCACCTGCCTCACTTGACCTGAAATTTGTAACTCCTAAAGTCATAAAACTGCTTGAAATCTTACGCAAATATAAACCATATGAGCGACAGCAGTTTGAAAGCGTTGAGTGGTACAATAACAGGAACCAGGATAATTACGTGTCTTGGAGTGATTCTGAGGATGATGAGGAggatgaagaaattgaagaaaaagagaaaccagagacaAATTTTCCCTCTCCATTTACCAATATTTTATGTGGGATTATTTTTGTGGAAAGAAGATACACGGCAGTCGTCTTAAACAG ATTGATAAAGGAAGCTGGCAAACAAGATCCAGAGCTGGCTTACATCAGCAGCAACTTTATAACTGGACATGGCATTGGGAAGAATCAGCCTCGTAACAAACAGATGGAagcagaattcagaaaacaggaaGAG GTACTTAGGAAATTTCGAGCACATGAAACCAACCTGCTTATTGCAACAAGTATTGTGGAAGAGGGTGTCGATATACCAAAATGCAACTTGGTAGTTCGTTTTGATTTGCCCACAGAGTATCGATCCTATGTTCAATCTAAGGGAAGAGCAAGGGCACCGATCTCTAATTATGTCATGTTAGCAGATacagacaaaataaaaagttttgaagAAGACCTTAAAACATACAAAGCTATTGAAAAG ATCTTGAGAAACAAATGTTCCAAGTCAGTTGACACTGGTGAGACTGACATCGAGCCTGTGGTGGACGACGACGACGTTTTCCCGCCGTACGTGCTGAGGCCCGATGACGGGGGTCCACGGGTCACAATCAACACGGCCATTGGACACATCAATAG aTACTGTGCTAGATTACCAAGTGATCCATTTACTCATCTGGCTCCTAAATGTAGAACCCGAGAATTGCCTGATGGTACATTTTATTCAACTCTTTATCTGCCAATTAACTCACCTCTTCGAGCCTCCATTGTT GGTCCCCCAATGAGCTGTATACGATTGGCTGAAAGAGTTGTAGCTCTCATTTGCTGTGAAAAACTGCACAAAATTG GTGAACTGGATGACCATTTGATGCCAGTTGGGAAAGAGACTGTTAAATACGAAGAAGAGCTTGATTTACATGATGAAGAAGAAACCAGTGTTCCAGGAAGACCAGGTTCCACAAAACGAAGACAGTGCTACCCAAAAGCA ATTCCAGAATGTTTGAGGGATAGCTACCCCAAACCTGATCAGCCCTGTTACCTGTATGTGATAGGAATGGTTCTAACGACCCCTTTACCTGATGAACTCAACTTCAGAAGGCGGAAGCTCTATCCCCCTGAGGATACCACAAGATGCTTTGGAATCCTGACAGCCAAACCCATACCTCAG ATTCCACACTTTCCTGTGTACACACGCTCTGGAGAGGTTACCATATCTATTGAGCTGAAGAAGTCTGGTTTCACGTTATCCCTGCAAATGCTCGAGTTGATTACAAGACTTCACCAGTACATATTCTCACATATTCTTCGGCTTGAAAAACCTGCACTAGAATTTAAACCCACAGACGCTGATTCAGCATACTGTGTTCTACCTCTTAATGTTG TTAATGACTCCAGCACTTTGGACATTGACTTTAAATTCATGGAAGATATTGAGAAATCTGAAGCTCGCATAGGCATTCCCAGTACAAAGTATTCAAAAGAAACACCCTTTGTTTTCAAATTAGAAGATTACCAAGATGCAGTTATCATTCCAAG